One genomic segment of Paenibacillus xylanexedens includes these proteins:
- a CDS encoding Ger(x)C family spore germination protein, which yields MKRWVSISGLLISCLILLTGCWDSKEVQSINFITAIGIDYVDNQYITYAQLIDFSSIAKQETPTSRETRDIWIGRGEGTTLSMAINDLYETSQQQTLWTHVKAIVLSKRALDGRLEDIFNTLLHSGQLRYTPWIYATEHNIPDILSPSALLNQSAQTIELFEPMRLYKQHSAYEPIRLHQLLDGLREPASVVLLPSVSTRNETWFNGDKTPPLVRMDGFYVISKGTSQGRVAGADADGTRYVNYERVHQYPLYVYGNGRKTPDLTLMLRDPKTRIKARKQGDGVTFDLVTSVKSSITEDHGAPRTPHAMEQEAEKQIESQIRDTFEKTKSHKIDSYGLVEHLYRHNLPLWKQEVYNRADPLQRFKLGKVEVHVDILNASTYKYSE from the coding sequence GTGAAAAGATGGGTATCCATAAGTGGGCTTCTTATAAGCTGTTTGATCCTGCTAACGGGGTGCTGGGATTCCAAAGAGGTGCAAAGTATTAACTTCATCACGGCAATAGGAATAGACTATGTGGACAACCAGTATATTACGTATGCCCAACTGATTGACTTCTCCAGTATCGCAAAACAGGAAACGCCAACTTCCCGGGAGACAAGGGATATCTGGATTGGACGGGGCGAAGGTACAACACTGAGCATGGCTATTAACGACTTGTATGAAACGTCACAGCAGCAAACGCTCTGGACTCATGTTAAAGCCATTGTTTTATCCAAAAGAGCCTTGGATGGTCGACTGGAGGATATCTTTAATACACTTCTTCATTCAGGCCAATTGAGATATACTCCCTGGATCTACGCTACAGAGCATAACATTCCGGATATACTCTCTCCCTCTGCATTGTTGAACCAATCCGCCCAGACCATTGAATTATTTGAGCCCATGAGACTATACAAACAGCATTCCGCTTATGAACCTATTCGCCTCCATCAGCTACTTGATGGATTACGGGAACCCGCTTCTGTCGTTCTTTTACCCTCGGTTTCAACAAGGAACGAGACTTGGTTCAACGGGGATAAAACTCCCCCCCTTGTTAGAATGGATGGATTTTATGTTATTTCCAAAGGCACAAGTCAGGGTAGAGTTGCAGGAGCAGACGCAGACGGTACAAGATACGTAAATTATGAGCGCGTACATCAGTACCCACTATACGTATATGGGAATGGTCGAAAGACTCCTGATTTAACCCTGATGCTTCGTGATCCCAAGACTAGAATCAAGGCAAGGAAACAAGGAGATGGCGTCACATTTGATCTGGTTACCTCAGTAAAAAGTTCCATCACCGAAGACCATGGAGCCCCACGCACGCCTCATGCCATGGAACAAGAAGCCGAAAAACAGATCGAATCCCAAATCCGAGATACGTTCGAAAAAACCAAGTCACACAAGATTGATTCATACGGTCTTGTGGAACACTTATATCGCCACAACCTTCCCTTATGGAAACAGGAAGTCTACAACCGGGCGGACCCACTCCAACGTTTTAAGCTTGGAAAAGTGGAGGTTCACGTGGATATCCTGAATGCGAGCACGTATAAATACAGTGAATAA
- a CDS encoding carbohydrate ABC transporter permease encodes MVWRNVKWPIYHLFVAALALLMLYPVLWMLFSSFKESRTIFVTADTLFPAEWIWSNYVDGWKGTAGRPFMDYITNSLVIVVISTIGAVISSSLIAFGFARLNFKGRTFWFSLMMLTLMLPHDVVLVPQYIIFTKLGWLNTILPIVVPTFFGMPFFIFLMVQFIRTIPKELDEAATIDGCNKFRLYIQIIMPLIKSSLATAAIFSFYWRWEDLLGPVLYLNSPDKYTVSMALKMFLDSESASNWGAMFAMSIVSLVPVVAVFFIFQKQIVQGMSTSGLKG; translated from the coding sequence ATGGTTTGGAGAAATGTGAAATGGCCCATTTATCACCTGTTCGTTGCAGCTCTTGCCCTCCTGATGCTCTATCCCGTCCTATGGATGCTATTCAGTTCATTTAAGGAAAGCCGTACGATCTTTGTCACAGCGGATACCCTGTTTCCTGCGGAGTGGATCTGGAGCAACTATGTGGATGGCTGGAAAGGCACAGCTGGAAGACCGTTTATGGATTACATCACCAACTCACTTGTAATCGTGGTGATTTCCACCATCGGTGCTGTAATATCGTCATCGCTGATCGCTTTCGGTTTTGCCAGACTGAATTTCAAGGGACGCACGTTCTGGTTCTCCTTGATGATGTTAACACTGATGTTGCCACATGATGTGGTATTGGTTCCTCAGTACATCATTTTCACGAAGCTCGGCTGGCTGAATACTATCTTGCCAATCGTTGTACCTACATTCTTCGGGATGCCGTTCTTCATCTTCCTGATGGTACAGTTCATTCGAACGATTCCGAAGGAGCTGGATGAGGCTGCAACCATCGATGGATGTAACAAATTCAGACTGTATATCCAGATTATTATGCCGCTAATCAAGTCTTCTCTGGCGACTGCAGCCATCTTCTCCTTCTACTGGAGATGGGAGGATCTGCTCGGTCCGGTATTGTACCTGAACTCGCCAGATAAATACACCGTGTCGATGGCGCTGAAAATGTTCCTCGATAGTGAATCTGCTTCCAACTGGGGCGCAATGTTCGCCATGTCCATCGTCAGTCTGGTTCCGGTTGTAGCTGTGTTCTTCATCTTCCAGAAACAAATTGTTCAAGGGATGAGCACCAGCGGATTGAAAGGATAA
- a CDS encoding sensory rhodopsin transducer, protein MTPDQTESGTSASKNVSAATGHTYWVIPDGYIPPESRGTLESHESICVLNTSATDAELHITIYFEDREPLEGMVAEVPARRTKHIRTASLRSGEQSIPPGVPYAITVSSNIPVIVQYSRLDTTQPELALMSVMAYPLG, encoded by the coding sequence ATGACACCTGACCAGACAGAATCAGGCACATCTGCAAGTAAGAATGTTTCAGCAGCTACAGGTCACACCTACTGGGTTATTCCGGATGGTTACATTCCCCCGGAGAGCCGGGGCACATTGGAGAGTCATGAGAGCATCTGTGTACTGAACACCAGTGCCACGGATGCGGAGCTGCACATCACGATTTACTTTGAAGACAGAGAACCACTCGAAGGTATGGTCGCTGAAGTGCCAGCGAGAAGGACGAAGCACATTCGTACTGCATCGCTACGATCCGGGGAGCAGTCTATTCCGCCGGGCGTGCCTTATGCGATTACGGTTTCGAGCAATATCCCCGTTATCGTCCAGTACAGTCGTTTGGACACGACCCAGCCTGAATTGGCTTTGATGAGTGTCATGGCGTATCCATTAGGATAA
- a CDS encoding spore germination protein — MEHQAIDTTSHETLLASLKEQFNPCADVVIQTFPVKDESDQPVILLYCDGLVDGKQINQFIIPRLEKHSLIIEESHPKELGLTLNPLDDLTDTNKLNMLIFSGQLLIIFGNGVQSCSVDIADIPGRSPEESAIETSVKGPRDGFTEELTTNVALIRKRMKTSSMCYEKYVKGGRTQTSIGLLYVKDIINSDILKEARHNLDQIEIDGILGTSIMERAVMGGIRSIFPLTDNTERPDFVVDSLLNGRFAVLIEGSPVAVIAPTTLFNQLKSPEDESTPFFIVTFERILRISGLLIACFFPAFYIGLTSFNVEQIPLPLLATIAGTRMGLPMPVTLEAFLMIFMFELFNEAGRRLPRALGQTVSVVGGLIIGDAAIRAGITSPTIIVTVAISVISSYILVNTVLSGATAHIRIGMLIMSSILGLFGFMIGLFALLVHLVSLECYGVSYLSPVSPYIPGDFTQAVSMPPSMKRTKRPAALHTQDSTRRRKRP; from the coding sequence ATGGAGCATCAAGCGATTGACACCACGTCCCATGAAACACTGCTTGCCTCTTTGAAAGAGCAGTTCAATCCATGTGCAGATGTTGTTATTCAGACCTTTCCTGTCAAAGATGAATCTGATCAGCCCGTAATCCTGCTTTATTGTGACGGTCTCGTCGACGGTAAACAAATTAACCAATTTATTATTCCCCGTCTGGAAAAGCACTCCCTGATCATCGAGGAATCACATCCTAAAGAACTGGGATTAACCTTGAATCCGTTGGATGACCTCACAGATACTAACAAGCTTAATATGTTGATATTTAGTGGACAACTACTGATCATTTTCGGTAATGGTGTACAGTCCTGCAGTGTGGATATTGCTGATATCCCGGGACGCAGTCCCGAAGAATCAGCTATTGAGACATCAGTTAAAGGCCCGCGCGATGGATTCACCGAAGAACTCACCACGAACGTTGCCCTTATTCGCAAACGAATGAAAACCTCTTCAATGTGTTATGAGAAATATGTCAAAGGCGGTCGTACCCAGACATCCATCGGGCTTCTATATGTAAAAGATATTATCAATTCAGACATTCTGAAAGAAGCAAGACACAATCTGGATCAGATTGAGATTGACGGCATTCTGGGCACCTCAATCATGGAGCGAGCTGTCATGGGAGGGATTCGGAGTATCTTCCCACTTACAGATAATACCGAACGTCCTGATTTTGTCGTCGATTCCCTGTTAAATGGACGTTTTGCCGTTCTCATTGAAGGTTCTCCTGTAGCTGTCATCGCACCAACTACACTTTTCAATCAATTGAAGTCTCCGGAGGACGAAAGTACACCCTTTTTCATCGTTACCTTCGAACGGATTTTGCGTATTTCCGGTCTGCTGATTGCCTGTTTCTTCCCAGCCTTCTATATCGGCCTGACCAGTTTCAATGTGGAACAGATTCCGTTACCTCTCTTGGCTACGATTGCCGGTACTCGGATGGGCCTGCCCATGCCGGTGACGCTGGAAGCATTTCTAATGATTTTTATGTTTGAGCTATTTAACGAAGCCGGTCGCAGGTTACCACGTGCATTGGGCCAGACCGTCAGTGTGGTCGGTGGACTTATCATCGGGGATGCAGCCATTCGTGCCGGGATTACGTCTCCCACCATCATAGTCACGGTAGCGATCTCAGTCATCTCCAGCTATATTCTCGTGAACACCGTGCTGAGCGGGGCTACTGCACACATTCGTATCGGAATGCTCATTATGTCTTCGATCCTTGGATTATTTGGCTTTATGATCGGACTGTTCGCTCTTTTGGTGCACCTCGTATCGTTGGAGTGTTATGGCGTATCCTATCTGTCACCCGTATCTCCCTACATTCCAGGAGATTTCACGCAGGCCGTATCCATGCCCCCTTCTATGAAAAGAACCAAACGTCCAGCAGCACTTCATACCCAGGATTCCACCCGCCGGAGGAAGCGTCCGTGA
- a CDS encoding carbohydrate ABC transporter permease translates to MRQYSSLRRNLTGYAFISPFIIGFLGFTLIPMFVSLYMSFTSYNLFTSPRWIGLDNYTKMFFDDPKYWNSVKVTFLYVFIGVPLRLIFALFVAMVLNTGSRMIGTYRTLYYLPSIIGGSVAVSIMWRNLFSNEGVINSALTAIGIGPISWFGDPNASLVMLISLSVWQFGSSMLIFLAGLKNIPTEMYEAAGVDGANPIRKFFSITLPLLSPIVLFNMIMQTIGAFMTFVPAYIISKGEGGPMDGTMLYSLYLFRQAFMFNNMGYASAMAWIMLIMIGILTVAVFLTSKYWVFYESEGGK, encoded by the coding sequence TTGAGGCAGTATTCGTCGTTACGTAGAAACTTAACTGGATATGCGTTCATAAGCCCGTTTATTATTGGATTCCTGGGCTTCACACTCATCCCCATGTTTGTGTCCTTATATATGTCGTTTACAAGTTATAACTTGTTCACTTCTCCGCGGTGGATTGGGCTTGATAACTACACCAAAATGTTTTTTGATGACCCGAAATATTGGAACTCGGTCAAAGTGACGTTTTTGTATGTATTCATTGGGGTACCGTTAAGGTTGATCTTTGCCCTCTTCGTAGCGATGGTCCTAAACACTGGCTCTCGTATGATTGGAACGTACCGGACGCTGTATTACCTGCCATCTATTATCGGTGGTAGTGTGGCCGTATCCATTATGTGGCGTAACCTCTTCAGTAATGAGGGTGTTATCAACAGTGCTCTAACGGCAATTGGGATCGGGCCTATCAGTTGGTTTGGTGACCCGAATGCGTCCCTGGTTATGCTCATCTCACTGTCTGTGTGGCAGTTTGGTTCGTCCATGCTGATCTTCCTGGCTGGTCTCAAAAATATCCCTACTGAGATGTACGAGGCAGCAGGTGTGGATGGCGCGAATCCTATACGGAAATTTTTCAGCATCACCTTGCCACTACTTAGCCCGATCGTCCTGTTCAATATGATTATGCAGACGATTGGAGCATTCATGACGTTTGTACCTGCCTATATTATCTCCAAAGGCGAAGGTGGTCCAATGGACGGTACGATGCTGTACTCCCTGTATCTGTTCCGTCAGGCGTTTATGTTTAACAACATGGGTTATGCTTCGGCAATGGCCTGGATCATGCTCATCATGATCGGTATACTCACGGTAGCTGTGTTCCTGACATCCAAATACTGGGTGTTTTACGAATCTGAAGGAGGGAAGTAA
- a CDS encoding rhamnogalacturonan acetylesterase, translating into MEAAAEGQAVSVTSWKFNFGPDSGRADETGDYLKVTATTAYEERGGYGFEAGSLVYEKQRISDDDVSDPTKQHHINPGQTNMSARLRSGFCIPLKASFIVDVPDGTYQVLLVAGDELAETVTRVKAGEGRLVLPTIRTLPGQYAEIRFSVVVSGGRLRLSFSGPAPRINALEITLANQTMTVFLAGDSTVTDQPESGYPYCGWGQLLPAQFKHDVAVDNHAQSGRSSRSFINEGRLSAILERIKPEDFLFIQFGHNDEKPDPERGTDPFTTYKEYLKKYIDAAREAKARPVLITPVHRRYFADDGTLTDTHGDYIIAVRELAEEEDVPLIDLAERSRLLFEQAGVEGTKDDFMWVLPGEYVNFPSGVEDNTHFQERGARRLAQQVAEAIRELQLQPLQMYLR; encoded by the coding sequence ATGGAGGCAGCGGCAGAGGGCCAGGCAGTGTCCGTGACCAGCTGGAAGTTTAACTTTGGACCGGACTCGGGAAGAGCAGATGAGACAGGGGATTATCTGAAAGTAACTGCAACAACCGCATATGAGGAACGCGGAGGATACGGATTCGAGGCAGGATCTCTGGTGTATGAAAAACAACGCATTAGTGATGACGATGTGTCGGATCCCACGAAACAACATCATATCAATCCGGGGCAGACAAACATGTCTGCCCGATTGCGTTCAGGCTTCTGTATTCCTCTAAAAGCATCGTTTATCGTGGATGTTCCCGACGGAACCTACCAAGTATTACTCGTTGCAGGTGATGAATTGGCTGAGACAGTGACCCGCGTGAAAGCTGGTGAAGGCAGGCTTGTACTGCCAACCATTCGCACACTTCCCGGACAATACGCAGAGATTAGATTCTCGGTGGTTGTTAGCGGCGGCAGACTTCGTCTATCATTCTCCGGTCCTGCACCGAGAATTAATGCTTTGGAGATTACCCTTGCGAATCAGACCATGACCGTATTTCTTGCGGGGGATTCAACCGTAACGGATCAGCCGGAAAGTGGATATCCGTATTGCGGTTGGGGCCAGTTATTGCCGGCACAGTTCAAACATGATGTGGCAGTAGATAATCACGCACAGTCAGGGCGCAGTTCCCGCAGCTTTATTAATGAAGGCAGATTAAGCGCCATTCTGGAGCGAATCAAGCCTGAAGATTTTCTGTTTATTCAATTTGGACATAACGATGAGAAGCCGGACCCTGAACGTGGGACTGACCCATTCACAACATATAAGGAATATTTGAAAAAGTATATCGATGCTGCGCGCGAAGCCAAGGCTCGTCCAGTGCTCATCACCCCGGTGCATCGTCGCTATTTTGCGGATGATGGCACATTGACCGATACGCACGGCGATTATATCATCGCCGTGCGTGAGCTGGCAGAAGAGGAAGATGTTCCGCTGATCGATCTGGCTGAGCGCAGCCGTCTTCTGTTCGAGCAGGCGGGCGTTGAAGGCACCAAGGACGACTTTATGTGGGTACTGCCAGGCGAGTATGTGAACTTCCCCTCAGGCGTGGAGGATAACACGCATTTTCAGGAACGAGGCGCCCGCCGGCTTGCCCAACAGGTGGCAGAAGCCATCCGCGAGTTGCAATTGCAACCGTTGCAGATGTATCTGCGGTAG